The sequence tgaaaatatcttAATGTAATTACTTTGAATAATGTTGATGACGGAACTTGTTCTGGTTGCCGTAACAACTGTAGGCGGACTGGTGTCTTCACTGTCATCACCgtacctcttccttttttgtgagacaCGTTTTCCTTTCCCCCAAGTTCTTTCACAATCGGAAATGAAAGCCTCGGCTAAAAGACGACCAGCAGCTGCCTCTTTGACAACATGCTTTGTTGTCGTAAAACTCACTGCAATAACaacatgaaaattaattttagagATTACAATATAATTGCAAGTAAAGTAAGTGAAACTTACCAGGCTTGTTCTCTGGattcataatattatgaacATCGTATTCCAGCCAAGTATTGAATGGGTGGTGaaatcttttaaatgtttccGCCCCCCAACACGCAGGATTCAAATTGCCTTCTGATGTAGTACATGGTGGGTATAGCAAAAACTTGTGGTCCGTTGATAACCAGTAACAGGGCACAAAGCTGTAGAGACATAATGGATTGTTGTCACAGCCCTTTCTAAGGTTTGTACGATAAAGAATGAAGGCTCTTTGTATTTGGAAGGCTTGGTCTTTTCAGTATTTTCCTGTATCGTAACATATCTTCCACACCATTCACAAAAAGGTCTTCCTTCCTGAGGGATAAACATTTAGAAccacagaaaatgtttaataataatatagaacattgaagaaaaagtatACCTGAATGTTTCTTGCAACGTGTGACTGCTGAATTATGTCGTGGTTAGTATGTAATACGTTATCGTCAACTACACGATCCATGGTGGCAGTAATCTTTTGAACTTGCTCAAAGCTTTGCAGTAGTAATGTTAAATTTGCACTACGAATGCAAAAGACTGCACTAGACGTAGaatattaaataagaaatccaACCTGAGTGTAATTTAGCGTTTCAGAACAGTAACAATAACGTGAGGCTCTGTCGAAGAACTTCAAGCATTTCTGTGAAATACGTACAAATTTCATACGGACAGCATGGGCGTTGCCAGTTTTCCAATTTCGGGTTTTTTTATATAAGTGCCATGTATGGGGAAACCATTTTCTGTTGTATTCACAGttacttttaaattattttcaattcttttagtaaggTTATTTGATTGCTAAGCTAGAATTCTGCATGTCcacgtacaaagaaaaaaaaggaatgaaagttAGGTATTGATTTTCCCTTGCATGCCTGTTAGACGTAATCGATTTCCTccaaagcagacgacaacaaTTCTGTTGTCTGAAAGGCCAGGTTGATGCTAAACAATATTGGATCATGCCTGAATGCGCAAACCGGAAAACGTTATTAAAATTGTACCAATCTTATTCCgcatttataatttatttattaactaGAGAAGATTAGTCAAGATACAAGTCAGTGTATTTGAAGCCTCCAAAACTGATAATAAAGCTCCTCAACGGTGTAAAAacattgaagcaaaaaaattgtaagaacATAGGCCAGTGAAAAAACGAGTCTAATACTGGTTTTTTGTATCCACATCAATCccaatttttgcagaaaattctGAGGACATATTAGGCACGTATTAGACATAACAAAGGCCAGTATTAGACGAGTATAATACTCGTACCACGGGCTGTAGCGCTCGGCTTTCGTGCTAGCGTACAAGAGAACAGTAAAAAATGAGCCCAACATTGGTACCAGGGACTTAAGcgcttcgcttcttttttgcgtCCATAATACCGGATTTGTACTAAGCTAGTACCAGACCACGAACCGAAAGTACTTAAGGAAGGTGATTCCGTATTCAGTACGCAAACTTGACCaaaaaaatgagtcaaaaTTAGAGTATCGCGGACGCAGACCCCATCTGGACACCAAGTTTCTGCTAGGGAATATACCCTCATCTATATATTCCTTTATAACAGCTGAAATAAACACAATAGCCAACAATTAAGATATCatcattgaagaaaaaaaacaaaaaaaaacacgatataTCAACATAAAActacaaaacaaatagaaggGAATCATGATACAAAAAACGTTATGTAATTATACATAACCCatttcccttgaaaaaaaaaacaaaaaaaaaaacaaaacaaacaaaggattctcttgaaaagaaaaaaaatttataataatTAACGTAGTTGTTAACGAACACCAatttctatataaaaaaaactttcttttatattttttgttatgtcATGCACATGAACTTATTATGCTCATATTACATGTGTTTTGCCCTTTCTccatttttacaatttcacttttccaatttacGCTCTATAGTCATTTCTTATCTTTTACGTCTTAAAATCCAACAGTCATTATAGATTCTGAAACATAAAGCCACTTGAgtaaaaacattaaagaagTATTGCTTTTGGGAATAAAACCTTAAGTTTTATTTCACTTTCGTAAAAACACATTAATACGTGACACATTATAACAATTTGGTAATCACAATTGAAGTAGTTCCCTTTTTGTAGAATCCCATTGCCAAACTAACACAGTAGGAAAGTAGATAAATTCCCCTGAACCATGAATTAAACAATAATGTACACAAACAATAACGTTGTTAAAACGAATGATGCGAATTTCCCTGTTATCCACTTTTTCCCCATATCTCTTGTACGTTCTTTGCTTATATTCCccacaaattttcaaaatcgtAGCCCCAACTCTTATATCTTTAATCCGAATATCAAAAACAATACTGTTCACCTTccctttcgttttcacactgCAACTTGTCCATAGCCCAAACTGAGATCCAAAATGTTAGCGCCGCCTTCCTTTGCATGGAGCTAATACTACTCTACCCTCCCAGCGCCCAACCACCCActtcttaagaaaaaaaaacccttttgATCTCCTCGCAAGCGCGTAGCTCCGCCCACATTCTTCCCCCTCTGTTTTTCTGCCCTATCCCTTCTCTTGCGTTGGACTTAGGAAAAAGCCAAACTCCGTATGACCTTTCACGGCAAAACCTTTTCCGCCGAaaacttttaaacgtttcttttcttttcttccccgCTAAACTATAcgatattttcttgttttttcttttcgataatTAAGTTTATCTTCTCCTCGTTCCAACGATACTAAAttcttttaataataaattatcCTTCCTCCCGAAAATGCTATTATATTACAA comes from Daphnia carinata strain CSIRO-1 chromosome 2, CSIRO_AGI_Dcar_HiC_V3, whole genome shotgun sequence and encodes:
- the LOC132087768 gene encoding uncharacterized protein LOC132087768, producing MNPENKPVSFTTTKHVVKEAAAGRLLAEAFISDCERTWGKGKRVSQKRKRYGDDSEDTSPPTVVTATRTSSVINIIQSSKSGEPKGHSSANSIEFQYLSDDDVPPSSQTTLAEKLQWKAVPRGDDRRPGLSIFMNLISVLGGIWKCYIVFH